One window of Oscillibacter hominis genomic DNA carries:
- a CDS encoding YqeG family HAD IIIA-type phosphatase: MSFSLVPDAVFDHFSQIAPDELKRRGITLLLSDLDYTLAAKSTRQPGEEVRQWIDALHGAGVQLMIVSNNRSGRRVNEFCAELGVPYQGHARKPSPRGLYAAMERSGASRACTAMLGDKLLTDVLAANRAGVIALMVEPVGGAVTLWQKVLHAMQEPFKRRCRADLRRER, translated from the coding sequence ATGAGTTTTTCTCTGGTGCCGGATGCGGTCTTTGATCATTTTTCCCAGATCGCGCCGGATGAGCTGAAGCGGCGCGGGATCACGCTGCTGCTTTCCGACCTGGACTACACGCTGGCGGCCAAGTCCACCCGGCAGCCGGGGGAGGAGGTCAGGCAGTGGATCGACGCCCTCCATGGGGCGGGGGTCCAGTTGATGATTGTCTCCAACAACCGCTCCGGCCGGCGGGTCAACGAATTCTGTGCCGAGTTGGGCGTGCCCTATCAGGGCCATGCCAGGAAGCCGTCGCCTCGGGGACTCTACGCCGCCATGGAGCGCTCCGGAGCCTCCCGTGCATGCACCGCCATGCTGGGCGACAAGCTGCTGACAGACGTGCTGGCCGCCAACCGTGCCGGCGTCATCGCACTGATGGTGGAGCCTGTGGGCGGGGCGGTGACGCTGTGGCAGAAGGTACTTCATGCCATGCAGGAGCCTTTTAAGCGCCGCTGCCGGGCCGATCTGCGCCGGGAAAGATAG
- the efp gene encoding elongation factor P — protein sequence MATITAGDFRNGVTFEMDGKIMTVVEFQHVKPGKGAAFVRTKMKNVVTGAVTETSFNPTAKFEQAFVERKDAEYSYNDGDLYYFMDPETFDMVPLNRDVLGDAFRFVKENTVCKLQSYKGSVFGVEVPNFMDLEVTETEPGFKGDTATNVTKPATLETGAEIKVPLFINVGDKITIDTRTGEYMSRCKD from the coding sequence ATGGCAACAATTACTGCCGGCGATTTTAGAAATGGTGTCACCTTTGAGATGGACGGCAAGATCATGACCGTGGTGGAGTTCCAGCACGTAAAGCCCGGCAAGGGCGCGGCCTTTGTCCGTACCAAGATGAAGAATGTGGTGACCGGCGCGGTCACCGAGACTTCCTTCAACCCCACCGCAAAGTTTGAGCAGGCCTTTGTGGAGCGCAAGGACGCCGAGTACAGCTACAACGACGGCGACCTGTACTACTTCATGGACCCCGAGACCTTTGATATGGTTCCCCTGAACCGTGACGTCCTGGGCGATGCCTTCCGCTTTGTCAAGGAGAACACTGTCTGCAAGCTGCAGTCCTATAAGGGCAGCGTGTTCGGCGTGGAAGTGCCCAACTTTATGGATCTGGAAGTAACGGAGACTGAGCCTGGCTTCAAGGGCGACACCGCCACCAACGTGACCAAGCCCGCCACGTTGGAGACCGGAGCGGAGATCAAGGTGCCCCTGTTTATCAATGTGGGCGACAAGATCACCATCGATACCCGCACCGGCGAGTATATGTCCCGCTGCAAGGACTAA